The Oscillatoria sp. FACHB-1407 DNA segment ACCCAAGCACAGCAACTCGTGCCCCAAATTGCGATTCAACTCGATCGCCTCCCCCCCAGTCAAGCATTGACCTACGCCCAAGTCAACTTTGCCCAGAGCTTGGTGAAATTGGGTATGGCATCTTCATCGACAGGAGACTCATCGCTCTCTGCTGAACAAACCCTACTCCGAGCACGGCAACAGGCTCAAACCTTATCTGACTTGCGGGCTCAATCCTTTGCACTGGGTAGCTTGGGCGAACTATACGAAAAATCAGGGCAACTCACCAGAGCCAAAACCCTGACAGAAGAAGCTCTCATTCTGGCGCAATCGGCAAATGCCTCCGATATCGCCTACCGCTGGCAGTGGCAACTGGGGCGCATCCTCAAGGCAGAAGCTGACTCACAAGCAATGCGGGAAGGCAAATACGCAGGGGCGATCGCTGCCTACAGCAGTGCGGTGGATACTTTGCAAAGCCTGCGCAACGATCTGGTCGCCATCAATCCCGAAGTTCAGCTTTCGTTTCAGGAGAGTGTGGAACCCATTCATCGGGAACTCGTGAGTTTGTTGTTAACCCCTGATGGCGATGCAACCAGCCAGGACAACCTAGAAAAGGCTCGTCAAGTCATTGAGTCATTGCAATTGGCAGAGTTGGACAACTTCTTTCGAGAAGCGTGCTTGGATGCTAAACCCGTCAACATCGACCAACTTGATGCTGAAGCAACCGTCATTTACCCCATCATTCTGGAAGATCGGTTGGAGGTCGTTGTTCGATTGCCACAACAACCGCTGCGACACTACGCCAGCCCGGTATCCAAACAGGAAATGGAGGACACCATTACCCAGATCCGGCGACATCTGGTGACTCGGACAACGCGACAATTTCTACCCCTGGCGCAACGGCTGTATGACTGGATCATTCGCCCCGTTGAAGCTGACCTCGCCAGTAGTGACACTCAAACTCTGGTGTTTGTCTTAGATGGTCCGCTGCGCAATGTGCCCATGGCGGTGTTGAACGACGGAGAGCAATATTTGTTGGAGAAATTTAGTCTGGCACTCACTCCAGGGTTACAACTGCTTGACCCCCGCCCCCTTCCAGTAGAACAGTTGCGCGTCTTAACCGCAGGTCTAACCGAATCTCGTCAGGGCTTCTCAGCATTGCCCAATGTGTTGCCAGAGTTAGAGCAAATTCAGAAGGAAGTGCCAAGTCGGGTTCTGCTGAATGAACGTTTTACCAGTACAACCTTTCAACAAGCCCTGGCTGAAACACCCGCATCGGTCGTTCATCTAGCAACTCACGGGAAATTTAGCTCAGAGTTGGAGGAAACCTTTATCCTCACCTGGGATGACCGAATTGATATCAATCAACTCAATACGGTATTGCAAACCGCAGATTTGACGCAGACGAACCCCATTGAGTTGCTGGTGTTGAGTGCTTGCCAAACCGCAGCGGGCGATCGCCAGGCAGCATTAGGGTTAGCCGGAATTGCCGTTCGCGCTGGTGCCCGTAGCACTCTGGCGACTCTGTGGCAGGTCAGCGACGAAGCAACCGCGATGTTGATGGATCAGTTTTACCAGGGGTTAAATGATGCATCGCTGACCAAAACTGAAGCACTGCGCCAGGCACAACTCAAGATATTAGAGATCCCTCAATTTCGTCGCCATCCCTACTACTGGGCACCCTATGTCATCGTGGGAAACTGGCTCTAACTGATAGCGATCGCCAAAACCACCAGGACATTGAATTTGAGTCCTGCCGAGAGAGAGGCGATTGATCGCGTTTGTCCCGTTGAGTGCCTTGTCTTAACTGAGGTGACTACGGCTATAACTAGCTATCAAAATTGAAATTGTCGTTGGTGAGTTTTTTGTAGAGCAAATCGGTTAAAGATGGTTCTGAGGTGGATGGAGCATTCGATTCCGTCAGAAATCCGTCTTCGTAAACGGCTTGTTCCCAATTTATGGCGGTTTTGACCTGAGCTAACGTTAATCCCTGAGCACTTTTGAAATTAGCTCCATCTAAATCGGCTTCCTCAAGCACGGCTCCCCACAAATCAGCTTCTACCAGAATAGCGCGATGGAAACAAGCTTGATTTAGATGTGCCATAGACAGGTTGCTGCCTCTAAAGGTTGCCTGACTCAAATCAGTCTGAGTCATGTCCGTCTTGCTCAAATTGGCCTGGGTCATATCCGCCAGATACAAACTGGCTCCTTGCAAATTTGCCCCGCGTAAACTGGCTCCCTTCAAATTAGCTCCCCGGAGGTTGGCAAATCTCAGGTCTGCGATCTTCAAATTCGCGTTGCCCAGATTCGCCCCACTCAAGTTTGCACCGTTCATATTTGCGCCGTTCAAATTGGCTCCCCGCAGGTCGGCTCCCCGCAGGTCGGCTCCCCGAAAATCAACGTTAAGCAGGTCAGCACCGCTGAGGTCAGCTTTACTCAAGTTGGCTTGAGACAAAATTGCTCCCTGAAACTGGGCTTCTCTCAAATTTGCACTACTCAAATCAACCTTGTGAAGATTAATGGAGTTGAAATCAGCACCAGAGACATCTAGCCCCTTAAGGCTCACTCCTGCTTTACAAAGATCTTCAAACGCATGATAGCGGGCATAGCTGGTTTTGATGCCATGAGCCGCATCGATCGCCCGCCATGCCTCATAGTGTTTTGTGGCAATCCGTAGAGGAGCCTCTTTGATAAACACAACAACCGCTGCCAAGATACCCATTGCCTCTGCCCGATCGAGCAGCACAGAAATCGCATCTCGGATGGAGTGAACGCGGTCGGACGAGATCCACAGATCGAGAGCAGCTAAAAAGGCAACTGCAAGCGAGACGATCAACCAGGTGGGCGACGAAATGAACCAGTCGATGACTGGATGCATCCGCCGAGCAAACCGCTCTTTCACTTGTTGAAAGAGCTTGAGAAGAAGCGTTGACTTCGTTGCCTCGTCAGAGTTGTAATTTGATTTTGAAGAAAGCGACTGTTTCTTGTTTTTTGCCATGATCCTAGGATATGGATCTCAGCCTCATTAGTCGACTATGCGCTTTTTGGAGACACCGTTTCGTCAAGTTGAATACACTTTTTAGACAATATCTTTAGACATGAGGTCTTAGATAGTGTGGGGTTAATTGCCAGTCAAGATCTGCTCATCGGCGATGTCTTGCAAGCCAACCGCTGACAAAAGTGAATTCCAACTCGAACGGGTGTTGGGATTGTTAGGTTCAGAATTATTAAGGGCTGCGAGGGCTGCCAAAGCATCTTGCCAGATACCCGCTGCTGCATAAACGGCTGGGCGTTCTTGGGTGGAGGCGGAGGCTAATTGGCGGGCTAAGTCTGAACTGATGGGAACTCGGCGGATGCTGCCCTGAACAGTCATATCAGCAGAGCGATCGTCAGCGTCACAGATGACGGTGAAGTACCAGTAGTAGGTTTTATTGACCTCTAACATGGGGGTGTCCGCTCCAGAAGGCAAGCTGATACTAGCAATCCCTGATTCGCCATTGATTTCTAACGCCGTGCTGTAAATCAGTTCATCTGTGCCGTCTTCGTAAAGGATGAATTCTGCACTATTGGCGGAGGAGGGGGGGATGTATGCAAAGAAGGTGGGACGGGCTTCTGTGGTTAAGCCAACGTTGGTCTCTGGCAGCAACGCTTTTAAACCGCGATCGCTGGTAGCACAGGCAGAGCTTCGAGAGGCTCCTGATTCGCGATTGCCAGGGGCACCAATCGAGGGGGCGTTAAATTGAATGCCCTGCGCAAGAACAACATTGGAGAAACCAATAGGAACCATTAACCCCAGGAACAGGGAAGCTGAGAAAGTGGTGAGACGAAGAAATAGCCTTGCCATCGTTATCGCTCTACAGAAATACTATGTGGACGACTGTCTAATGCGGTCAAACAAACTCAAAATTGAGTCAAGAGTTAGAAGTTGCCAGAGTTTGAAGTGTCTGGCGATCGCTGCCTAAATTTCAGTCTTAATAGTTTACTCCACAACCAAATTGGCTTAATCCGCAAATCTGAAAATCTAATCACCTCTCATTCATCTAACCAGTTTATCGAGGAGTCACGCTAATACATGACACAGTTTGAAACACAAAAAATACAAGCAAATCTGAGATTTTTCAACCTTTTCTCTAAATGCAGGAAAACTGCAATTTCAATGCACAACTTCCTTAAAAGGGCAAGATACGTAACGCTCAAAAACAGCATTTGTTTGACTGAATATGATGTGTCGTGAGTTGTTACTTATCGACGAACTGTAGTAATATTTACTACAATCCTTATTTGGCAATACACTGAGCTGCGGTTACTTAGGCTCCTCTTAGAGAAGCTCTTCATGATTCAACGGGTTAGGCTACCTAACGATGTTTGTTGTCTATCTGTAAGACTATTACGTTGACTACGACAGAGTTATGCATGAGGGTATATAAGGGTGCAGATTTAGGTTTTAAGATTTCAGGTTCAAAAGATTTTTGATTTTCTATATTCTCAAAGATCGACTCCTGCCCCATAATCAGGTCTATCCCCCGTTGACGTTGCCATGCCCCGTCGTTTTTTAGAGGCTGTCCAATCTAGAATGCCCTGGTTAAATCGGGTTAAGCCGGTACTGCTGGACATGGGTCGCCCAGTCTTATTTACCAGCTTGACGCTGACTGCTCTGCTGCTAGGGTTGCGCTATTTGGGGGCATTTCAAGGCATGGAGTTGTCTGCCTACGACCACCTGATTCGGAGTCAACCGGATGAAGGGGAGGATGAGCGGTTACTCATCGTAGGAATTACAGAAGATGACGTTCAACGTCTCCAGGAGTGGCCCATTTCTGATCGAACTCTGGCGGAACTATTAAGGGCTTTAGAAGCACAACAACCTCGCGTCATTGGCTTGGACGTCATGCGAGATATCCCAATTGGGGAGGGGCGCGAGGAGCTATTGCAGATTTTGCAGCAAAGCGATCGCGTCATCACCGTGTGTAAAGTTAGTGCGTCTGATGAGCCTGGAACCCCACCTCCGCCAGACATTCCCGCTGATCGGGTTAGCTTTGCTGATCTGGTAGTGGATCCCGGAGGCACCCTGCGCCGTGCTTTGTTGCTCGTAGCCCCTCCTCCCGCAGACAGCCCTAACTCAACCAGTCATTTTTGTAGCGATCCCAGCACTACGCTGGTTTCGTTTAGCTTGCAGGTGTCGCTACACTATCTGGCTACTCAACAGATCAAAGCTGAGCTAACTCCCGAAGGCGTTTTAAGACTTGGCTCAACTTCATTTCGTCCATTCCAACCCTCGACAGGGGCTTACCAATCGGCTGATGCAGCAGGGTTTCAACTCATGCTGGACTATCGATCGCCTGATAATGTCGCAACCCAGGTCAGCTTGAGTGATGTACTGGAGGGGCGCGTTGATCCTGCTTTGATTCGCGATCGCATTGTGTTAATCGGCTACACCACCCCTGAAGCCAAAGATGATTTCTACACCCCTTATAGTGCCGGAGAGGATGACGACCAAAAGATGGCAGGGGTTGTAGTACACGCCCAGGTGGTTAGCCAGCTTCTTAGCGCAGTGTTGGATGGGCGATCGTCGATCTGGACGTGGAGCAATCCGGCTGAGATTCTCTGGATATTTGGCTGGTCATTGGCAGGCGGTGTGTTAGCCTGGTATGCTCGCCATCCGCTCAAGTTCGGCGGCGCGATGGTGGTTGTCATTGGTGGGCTGTATGGTGTCTGCTGGCTAGTTTTCTTAAATAATGGCTGGATTCCCCTAATTCCCCCCGCAGTTGCCTTTGTCATCACAGCAGCAGGGACTGTACTGGTCGATCGCTTCAACAAGAGCACTTACGGTCAAAACGTCTATCGCCAGGTCAAAACTTTCCTCAAACTCAATATTGAGATTGATCAAGAAAAACTTGAAAAACAAGTCTCTGAGATTACTGAAACAGATTACTTTCAAGATTTACAACAGAGAGCAAAGAACTTAAGAGGGCAACGAAATGATATGTTGAGTGCCGAAGAGCTATCTCAACCTCAAGTCAGTGAAACCTCCAGTTCAGAACCTAAAGATGCCTTAGAATCGGACGATGACGATGATATGGGCTATCTTAAAAACCTGCAACAAAAGGCTCAATTGCTAAGGGATAAACGAGACACTGTAGCGGTTGATGAATCAACATCGCCAGAGCAAACTGAAACATC contains these protein-coding regions:
- a CDS encoding CHASE2 domain-containing protein; the protein is MGRPVLFTSLTLTALLLGLRYLGAFQGMELSAYDHLIRSQPDEGEDERLLIVGITEDDVQRLQEWPISDRTLAELLRALEAQQPRVIGLDVMRDIPIGEGREELLQILQQSDRVITVCKVSASDEPGTPPPPDIPADRVSFADLVVDPGGTLRRALLLVAPPPADSPNSTSHFCSDPSTTLVSFSLQVSLHYLATQQIKAELTPEGVLRLGSTSFRPFQPSTGAYQSADAAGFQLMLDYRSPDNVATQVSLSDVLEGRVDPALIRDRIVLIGYTTPEAKDDFYTPYSAGEDDDQKMAGVVVHAQVVSQLLSAVLDGRSSIWTWSNPAEILWIFGWSLAGGVLAWYARHPLKFGGAMVVVIGGLYGVCWLVFLNNGWIPLIPPAVAFVITAAGTVLVDRFNKSTYGQNVYRQVKTFLKLNIEIDQEKLEKQVSEITETDYFQDLQQRAKNLRGQRNDMLSAEELSQPQVSETSSSEPKDALESDDDDDMGYLKNLQQKAQLLRDKRDTVAVDESTSPEQTETSDTEFNVSADDDYEIGYLQQLQQEAKRLRDQGDRSND
- a CDS encoding CHAT domain-containing protein, encoding MLSQSPGAATLAQQGQELYEAGQYSAAIATLQRAIQAYATENNTLGQALALRNLALVYQQMGDLAAANEAIATSLQQVQSSTDANRLPVLARVLNLQGSLQLQQGQTEQALATWEQATAIYQQLGDEAGALRNQINQAQALQSLGFYRRAIATLTPLTETLQSQPDSRAKVVALRSLGEALQGIGSLDRSQQALESALAIAQQLQLPDEIAATQFSLGNTIRAQGDAGTALEFYRQAAATTPSPLTKVRAELNQLSLLIDTEQPTQAQQLVPQIAIQLDRLPPSQALTYAQVNFAQSLVKLGMASSSTGDSSLSAEQTLLRARQQAQTLSDLRAQSFALGSLGELYEKSGQLTRAKTLTEEALILAQSANASDIAYRWQWQLGRILKAEADSQAMREGKYAGAIAAYSSAVDTLQSLRNDLVAINPEVQLSFQESVEPIHRELVSLLLTPDGDATSQDNLEKARQVIESLQLAELDNFFREACLDAKPVNIDQLDAEATVIYPIILEDRLEVVVRLPQQPLRHYASPVSKQEMEDTITQIRRHLVTRTTRQFLPLAQRLYDWIIRPVEADLASSDTQTLVFVLDGPLRNVPMAVLNDGEQYLLEKFSLALTPGLQLLDPRPLPVEQLRVLTAGLTESRQGFSALPNVLPELEQIQKEVPSRVLLNERFTSTTFQQALAETPASVVHLATHGKFSSELEETFILTWDDRIDINQLNTVLQTADLTQTNPIELLVLSACQTAAGDRQAALGLAGIAVRAGARSTLATLWQVSDEATAMLMDQFYQGLNDASLTKTEALRQAQLKILEIPQFRRHPYYWAPYVIVGNWL
- a CDS encoding pentapeptide repeat-containing protein, whose translation is MAKNKKQSLSSKSNYNSDEATKSTLLLKLFQQVKERFARRMHPVIDWFISSPTWLIVSLAVAFLAALDLWISSDRVHSIRDAISVLLDRAEAMGILAAVVVFIKEAPLRIATKHYEAWRAIDAAHGIKTSYARYHAFEDLCKAGVSLKGLDVSGADFNSINLHKVDLSSANLREAQFQGAILSQANLSKADLSGADLLNVDFRGADLRGADLRGANLNGANMNGANLSGANLGNANLKIADLRFANLRGANLKGASLRGANLQGASLYLADMTQANLSKTDMTQTDLSQATFRGSNLSMAHLNQACFHRAILVEADLWGAVLEEADLDGANFKSAQGLTLAQVKTAINWEQAVYEDGFLTESNAPSTSEPSLTDLLYKKLTNDNFNFDS
- a CDS encoding DUF928 domain-containing protein; amino-acid sequence: MARLFLRLTTFSASLFLGLMVPIGFSNVVLAQGIQFNAPSIGAPGNRESGASRSSACATSDRGLKALLPETNVGLTTEARPTFFAYIPPSSANSAEFILYEDGTDELIYSTALEINGESGIASISLPSGADTPMLEVNKTYYWYFTVICDADDRSADMTVQGSIRRVPISSDLARQLASASTQERPAVYAAAGIWQDALAALAALNNSEPNNPNTRSSWNSLLSAVGLQDIADEQILTGN